One Deltaproteobacteria bacterium genomic window carries:
- a CDS encoding type II secretion system protein M, with protein MFKIDFRRKHVFVALAVLLALAMGYRFSPALKDFFSPNQQIALMEKRLQKYQEIVDSGKDLNDRLDSLNKKAQELESRLLEGKTPSLAAVEVQNIMQQAAAKSAVQISSVRVLSDKKLEPYGYVLVPVEFQMLPTIRQLKEILYQLEAYHKYLTVEKLVVQEYNKRDRQLRCAITLAGVMKRNEN; from the coding sequence ATGTTCAAAATCGATTTTCGAAGGAAACATGTTTTTGTGGCGTTAGCCGTATTGCTGGCCCTGGCCATGGGTTATCGGTTTTCCCCCGCGCTTAAGGATTTCTTCTCGCCGAACCAGCAGATTGCGCTGATGGAGAAGAGACTCCAAAAATATCAGGAAATAGTGGATTCCGGGAAGGACCTGAACGACAGGCTTGATTCCCTAAACAAGAAGGCCCAGGAGTTGGAGTCCAGACTTTTGGAGGGGAAAACCCCTTCCCTCGCAGCGGTTGAGGTACAAAACATTATGCAGCAGGCTGCGGCGAAGAGTGCTGTTCAGATCAGCAGCGTGAGGGTCTTGTCCGACAAGAAGCTGGAACCATATGGGTATGTTCTTGTGCCGGTTGAATTTCAGATGCTCCCCACCATCAGACAATTGAAAGAGATCCTGTACCAACTTGAGGCCTATCACAAATATCTGACAGTGGAGAAGCTTGTTGTTCAAGAGTATAATAAGAGGGATCGGCAGCTTCGCTGCGCCATTACTCTGGCGGGTGTAATGAAGAGGAATGAAAATTGA
- the gspD gene encoding type II secretion system secretin GspD — protein MNKQEAHKQEEKVRADTERGPATGQTTASASPEPKAKADTPGISKRAPAHTAPGPAEAPKTSAPTEKEGPKIVLNFDNADLYAVISTIAELLEINYIVDPNVTGKVTISTAGGLYKKDLFPVFLQILEVNGLTAIKEGSLYRIVQLKDSTRMPIEMRLSDQDEDTPPMDKVIIQIIPLQFIAAQEMVKLLTPFVSDGGTIVSDTASNTLMVVDKGTNILKILRLVQTFDINMLEKVSYKVYPVKYLDVEEVSKTLTDFTSSYGEVSNVFVKFIPITQLNTLFVVSTSPIVFSKVEEILRQIDVIDREVAPKVYVYFVKNGEAENLADLLDRVFNKKSSKKKSKESKTAGSGAVSKNPFSRERVAEKKAEETAAKSRAEAPAEKAPVTVEGEAPGAGTLMGEVNITPDERRNALIIEAVPSDYRIIENILQTIDVLPRQVLIEATIAEITHSSSRELGMEWALGKGAAAGAASFMARIGRAGLKYSIGVTDEWYAELSALASKGLVNVISSPHVLASDNKEAKIDVSREIPVASGQTFVSSGSTISETAIEYRDTGVILSVTPHINDRGLVTMDINEEVSDLDKDVNVAGQNYPSFFKRIVTTTLTVRHGQTIAIGGLIKDRESDNVSGVPCLIDIPVVRYLAGLNTKATEKIELIVLLTPRVVANLDDVDAVTEEFKQKARNVVKRFFPK, from the coding sequence ATGAATAAGCAAGAAGCGCATAAGCAGGAAGAGAAGGTGCGTGCTGATACGGAAAGAGGTCCGGCGACCGGGCAAACAACGGCGTCCGCATCCCCGGAACCAAAAGCCAAGGCGGATACGCCGGGTATTTCAAAGCGCGCACCCGCCCATACGGCTCCGGGACCTGCTGAAGCGCCAAAAACGTCGGCCCCCACGGAAAAGGAAGGCCCGAAGATCGTTCTCAATTTTGACAATGCGGACCTTTATGCCGTGATCAGCACCATCGCCGAATTGCTGGAGATCAATTATATTGTTGATCCCAATGTCACGGGGAAGGTGACCATCAGCACGGCCGGCGGTCTCTATAAAAAGGACCTTTTTCCTGTTTTCCTCCAGATATTGGAGGTCAACGGTCTCACCGCCATCAAAGAGGGGAGCCTGTACCGAATTGTCCAGTTGAAGGACAGCACGCGGATGCCGATCGAGATGCGCCTCTCGGATCAGGACGAAGACACCCCGCCCATGGACAAGGTCATCATTCAGATCATTCCCCTCCAGTTCATAGCTGCCCAGGAGATGGTGAAGCTGTTGACCCCCTTTGTATCCGACGGGGGGACCATCGTCTCCGACACCGCCTCAAATACCCTTATGGTGGTGGACAAGGGGACCAATATTCTGAAGATATTGAGACTGGTGCAGACCTTTGACATCAATATGCTCGAAAAGGTCTCCTACAAGGTTTACCCGGTCAAATATCTCGATGTTGAAGAGGTGTCCAAAACCCTTACCGATTTTACCTCCTCTTATGGAGAGGTCAGCAACGTCTTTGTCAAATTTATCCCCATCACTCAGCTGAATACCCTCTTTGTCGTGAGCACCAGCCCCATTGTATTTAGCAAGGTGGAGGAAATTCTCCGTCAAATCGACGTGATCGACAGGGAGGTGGCGCCCAAGGTCTATGTCTATTTTGTCAAGAACGGAGAGGCGGAAAACCTGGCCGATCTTCTGGACCGAGTGTTCAATAAAAAATCGTCTAAGAAGAAATCAAAGGAGAGCAAGACCGCGGGGTCTGGCGCCGTTTCCAAGAATCCCTTTTCCCGGGAGCGTGTGGCAGAAAAAAAAGCAGAAGAGACCGCTGCCAAATCCAGGGCCGAAGCGCCTGCCGAGAAGGCCCCTGTAACTGTAGAAGGCGAGGCCCCCGGGGCCGGCACCTTGATGGGAGAGGTGAATATCACCCCTGATGAGAGACGGAATGCCCTCATCATCGAGGCCGTCCCTTCTGATTATCGGATCATTGAAAATATCCTGCAAACGATCGATGTCCTGCCGAGGCAGGTGCTGATCGAGGCCACCATCGCGGAGATCACCCATTCGTCGAGCCGCGAGTTGGGCATGGAGTGGGCCCTTGGAAAAGGCGCTGCCGCAGGTGCGGCAAGCTTCATGGCTCGAATAGGAAGGGCCGGCCTCAAGTATTCCATCGGTGTGACCGACGAATGGTATGCCGAACTCAGCGCCCTCGCCTCAAAGGGCCTCGTGAATGTTATCTCCTCTCCCCATGTTCTGGCATCCGACAACAAAGAGGCAAAGATCGATGTCTCCAGAGAGATCCCGGTGGCAAGTGGACAGACCTTTGTATCGTCCGGTTCAACCATATCCGAGACCGCCATCGAGTATCGGGACACGGGCGTGATTCTCTCCGTCACTCCCCACATCAACGATCGGGGCCTGGTCACCATGGACATCAATGAGGAGGTCAGCGATTTGGACAAGGATGTGAATGTGGCGGGCCAGAATTACCCCTCTTTTTTCAAGCGGATCGTCACGACGACGCTGACCGTAAGACACGGTCAGACCATAGCGATCGGAGGCCTGATCAAGGATAGGGAGTCCGACAATGTCAGCGGCGTGCCGTGTCTGATCGACATCCCGGTGGTCCGGTATCTGGCCGGGCTAAACACGAAAGCGACGGAAAAAATTGAGCTTATCGTCCTGCTGACGCCCAGGGTCGTTGCCAATCTGGATGATGTTGATGCGGTGACGGAGGAATTCAAGCAGAAAGCAAGAAATGTCGTGAAGCGGTTTTTTCCAAAATGA
- a CDS encoding four helix bundle protein, translating into MSEGYCRRSLKEYLNQPNIALGSCGEFNSCYESFKQAGQITDDEYERLDSLHYKVENELLKLIQSLQKKQKEDVWEDNFLQ; encoded by the coding sequence ATCTCGGAAGGGTACTGTCGGAGGAGTCTGAAAGAGTATTTGAATCAACCGAACATTGCCCTTGGTTCGTGTGGAGAGTTCAACTCCTGCTATGAGAGTTTCAAACAAGCAGGCCAAATCACAGACGATGAATACGAGCGATTAGACAGCCTCCACTATAAAGTTGAGAATGAATTGCTTAAATTGATCCAATCGCTGCAGAAAAAGCAAAAGGAAGACGTTTGGGAGGACAACTTCCTCCAATGA
- a CDS encoding ABC transporter permease, producing MTLLSLIGRWLKVPVRFRTLFWGFVSNEIRGRFAGSIGGFVWSLLTPLANLLIYIFVFSVVLQIRLKPMETGTDSFAVFFLAGMLPWLAFSEALNGSTDLFLGRANLITKISFPLELLPLTGVIVPFFLNGLGFVMYLGYLVLKGYAHVGWLWLPVVIAVHMAFTLGLVILISSLTVFLRDIKQFIGIVISLWFFLTPIIYPLGMVPQGYRWLIKFNPMYPFIELYHQVLLQGTFSWAMLGYAIGLGAILLGGAILFFERSKYAFADVL from the coding sequence ATGACCCTTCTTTCTCTCATCGGACGCTGGCTGAAGGTCCCGGTTCGGTTCCGGACGCTTTTCTGGGGATTCGTGAGCAACGAGATCCGCGGACGTTTTGCGGGGTCCATCGGCGGCTTTGTCTGGAGCCTGCTGACCCCGCTGGCCAATCTCTTAATATATATCTTTGTGTTTTCAGTGGTGCTGCAGATCCGCCTGAAACCGATGGAAACCGGTACCGACAGCTTCGCGGTCTTCTTTCTGGCCGGGATGCTGCCGTGGCTGGCCTTTTCAGAGGCGCTTAACGGTTCCACGGATCTTTTTCTGGGAAGGGCCAATCTGATTACCAAGATATCCTTTCCTTTAGAACTCCTCCCGCTGACAGGCGTCATCGTGCCTTTTTTTCTAAATGGTCTCGGATTTGTCATGTATCTGGGGTATCTGGTCCTGAAGGGGTACGCCCATGTGGGGTGGCTCTGGCTTCCGGTGGTGATCGCCGTGCACATGGCATTTACCCTCGGCCTGGTTATTCTGATATCGAGCCTGACCGTCTTTTTAAGGGATATCAAGCAGTTCATTGGGATTGTCATTTCATTGTGGTTCTTTTTGACGCCGATCATCTATCCCCTCGGCATGGTCCCGCAAGGATATCGATGGCTGATCAAATTCAATCCGATGTATCCGTTTATCGAACTCTACCACCAGGTGTTATTGCAGGGCACCTTTTCGTGGGCGATGCTCGGATACGCTATCGGACTGGGCGCCATTCTGCTGGGGGGCGCCATCCTTTTTTTCGAACGTTCCAAGTATGCCTTTGCGGATGTCTTGTAG